One genomic region from Lates calcarifer isolate ASB-BC8 linkage group LG10, TLL_Latcal_v3, whole genome shotgun sequence encodes:
- the LOC108888514 gene encoding CUGBP Elav-like family member 2 isoform X1, giving the protein MLEHSSELALVQSLYANSMRCPPSAAGISVRNEDLPMSNGNGSKMNGSLEHLDQPDPDSIKMFVGQIPRSWSETELKELFEPFGAVHQINILRDRTQNPPQSKGCCFVTFYTRKAALEAQNALHNIKTLSGMHHPIQMKPADSEKTSAVEDRKLFVGMVSKKYGENEVRMMFSSFGQIEECRILRGPDGQSRGCAFVTFATRAMAQNAIKTMHHSQTMEGCSSPLVVKFADTQRDKEQRRLQQQLVQQIQQLNSASTWGNLAGLGTLTPQYLALLQQATSTSNQGSFNGIQRLGAGVNPLQLQNLATLAAAAAAAQSSGSPTSTSALSTNSGALGALASPAGSTAGSSAGAAMNTLASLGTLQGLTGTSVGLNNLNALTSSVSGMGAMNGGLGASMANGSAASSMDALTQAYSGMQQYTASALPSLYGQSLLQQSVAGSQKEVGPEGANLFIYHLPQEFGDQDLLQMFMPFGNVVSAKVFIDKQTNLSKCFGFVSYDNPVSAQAAIQAMNGFQIGMKRLKVQLKRSKNDSKPY; this is encoded by the exons ATGTTGGAACACTCTTCTGAGCTGGCCCTGGTGCAGAGTTTGTATGCCAACAGCATGCGCTGTCCCCCCTCTGCAGCCGGGATCTCTGTCAGGAATGAGGACCTGCCTATGAG caaCGGCAACGGCAGCAAGATGAACGGGTCGCTGGAGCATTTGGACCAGCCAGACCCAGACTCCATCAAGATGTTTGTGGGACAGATCCCGCGCTCCTGGTCAGAAACAGAACTAAAAGAGCTTTTTGAGCCATTTGGAGCTGTGCACCAGATCAACATCCTCCGTGATCGCACCCAGAATCCCCCTCAAAGCAAAG gatgCTGTTTTGTAACTTTTTATACAAGAAAAGCTGCACTGGAGGCCCAGAATGCACTGCACAACATAAAGACCTTAAGTGGG atgcATCATCCTATCCAGATGAAACCCGCTGACAGTGAGAAAACAAGTG CGGTAGAAGACAGAAAACTCTTCGTCGGAATGGTTTCAAAGAAATACGGCGAAAACGAGGTCAGAATGATGTTCTCGTCTTTCGGGCAGATCGAAGAGTGCAGAATTCTCCGGGGACCAGATGGTCAGAGCAGAG GCTGTGCGTTTGTCACATTTGCTACCAGGGCAATGGCACAGAATGCAATCAAAACCATGCATCACTCTCAGACTATGGAG GGCTGCTCCTCACCTTTGGTGGTGAAgtttgcagacacacagagagataagGAGCAGCGGCgcctgcagcagcagttagtACAGCAGATTCAGCAGCTCAACAGCGCCTCCACCTGGGGAAACCTGGCTGGCCTGGGGACCCTTACACCGCAGTACCTGGCT TTGCTCCAGCAGGCCACATCTACCAGTAACCAAGGCAGTTTCAATGGTATTCAGAGGCTAGGAG CAGGTGTGAATCCCCTTCAGCTGCAGAACTTGGCCACGCTagctgctgctgcggctgcaGCTCAGAGCTCTGGCAGCCCGACTTCTACCAGCGCCCTGTCTACAAACAGCGGAGCCCTGGGAGCTCTGGCCAGTCCAG CTGGTTCAACAGCAGGGTCCAGTGCCGGTGCCGCCATGAACACCTTGGCATCTCTGGGCACCCTGCAGGGTCTCACTGGGACCTCTGTGGGCCTCAACAACCTCAACGCTCTCACCAGCAGCGTCAGTG GTATGGGGGCCATGAATGGAGGCCTGGGAGCCTCCATGGCCAATGGGTCAGCAGCCAGCTCCATGGATGCTCTGACCCAGGCCTACTCAGGGATGCAGCAGTACACAGCCTCCGCCCTGCCCTCCCTCTACGGCCAgtctctcctgcagcagagcGTTGCTGGCAGCCAGAAGGAAG TAGGGCCAGAGGGCGCCAACCTGTTCATCTACCACCTGCCCCAGGAGTTTGGGGACCAGGATCTTCTGCAGATGTTCATGCCTTTTGGAAATGTGGTCTCTGCCAAAGTCTTCATTGACAAACAGACCAATCTGAGCAAGTGCTTTG GGTTCGTCAGCTATGACAATCCTGTGTCTGCGCAAGCTGCCATCCAGGCCATGAACGGTTTCCAGATCGGAATGAAGAGGCTGAAGGTTCAGCTGAAGCGCTCCAAGAACGACAGCAAACCCTACTGA
- the LOC108888514 gene encoding CUGBP Elav-like family member 2 isoform X3 gives MLEHSSELALVQSLYANSMRCPPSAAGISVRNEDLPMSNGNGSKMNGSLEHLDQPDPDSIKMFVGQIPRSWSETELKELFEPFGAVHQINILRDRTQNPPQSKGCCFVTFYTRKAALEAQNALHNIKTLSGMHHPIQMKPADSEKTSAVEDRKLFVGMVSKKYGENEVRMMFSSFGQIEECRILRGPDGQSRGCAFVTFATRAMAQNAIKTMHHSQTMEGCSSPLVVKFADTQRDKEQRRLQQQLVQQIQQLNSASTWGNLAGLGTLTPQYLALLQQATSTSNQGSFNGIQRLGAGVNPLQLQNLATLAAAAAAAQSSGSPTSTSALSTNSGALGALASPAGSTAGSSAGAAMNTLASLGTLQGLTGTSVGLNNLNALTSSVSGMGAMNGGLGASMANGSAASSMDALTQAYSGMQQYTASALPSLYGQSLLQQSVAGSQKEGPEGANLFIYHLPQEFGDQDLLQMFMPFGNVVSAKVFIDKQTNLSKCFGFVSYDNPVSAQAAIQAMNGFQIGMKRLKVQLKRSKNDSKPY, from the exons ATGTTGGAACACTCTTCTGAGCTGGCCCTGGTGCAGAGTTTGTATGCCAACAGCATGCGCTGTCCCCCCTCTGCAGCCGGGATCTCTGTCAGGAATGAGGACCTGCCTATGAG caaCGGCAACGGCAGCAAGATGAACGGGTCGCTGGAGCATTTGGACCAGCCAGACCCAGACTCCATCAAGATGTTTGTGGGACAGATCCCGCGCTCCTGGTCAGAAACAGAACTAAAAGAGCTTTTTGAGCCATTTGGAGCTGTGCACCAGATCAACATCCTCCGTGATCGCACCCAGAATCCCCCTCAAAGCAAAG gatgCTGTTTTGTAACTTTTTATACAAGAAAAGCTGCACTGGAGGCCCAGAATGCACTGCACAACATAAAGACCTTAAGTGGG atgcATCATCCTATCCAGATGAAACCCGCTGACAGTGAGAAAACAAGTG CGGTAGAAGACAGAAAACTCTTCGTCGGAATGGTTTCAAAGAAATACGGCGAAAACGAGGTCAGAATGATGTTCTCGTCTTTCGGGCAGATCGAAGAGTGCAGAATTCTCCGGGGACCAGATGGTCAGAGCAGAG GCTGTGCGTTTGTCACATTTGCTACCAGGGCAATGGCACAGAATGCAATCAAAACCATGCATCACTCTCAGACTATGGAG GGCTGCTCCTCACCTTTGGTGGTGAAgtttgcagacacacagagagataagGAGCAGCGGCgcctgcagcagcagttagtACAGCAGATTCAGCAGCTCAACAGCGCCTCCACCTGGGGAAACCTGGCTGGCCTGGGGACCCTTACACCGCAGTACCTGGCT TTGCTCCAGCAGGCCACATCTACCAGTAACCAAGGCAGTTTCAATGGTATTCAGAGGCTAGGAG CAGGTGTGAATCCCCTTCAGCTGCAGAACTTGGCCACGCTagctgctgctgcggctgcaGCTCAGAGCTCTGGCAGCCCGACTTCTACCAGCGCCCTGTCTACAAACAGCGGAGCCCTGGGAGCTCTGGCCAGTCCAG CTGGTTCAACAGCAGGGTCCAGTGCCGGTGCCGCCATGAACACCTTGGCATCTCTGGGCACCCTGCAGGGTCTCACTGGGACCTCTGTGGGCCTCAACAACCTCAACGCTCTCACCAGCAGCGTCAGTG GTATGGGGGCCATGAATGGAGGCCTGGGAGCCTCCATGGCCAATGGGTCAGCAGCCAGCTCCATGGATGCTCTGACCCAGGCCTACTCAGGGATGCAGCAGTACACAGCCTCCGCCCTGCCCTCCCTCTACGGCCAgtctctcctgcagcagagcGTTGCTGGCAGCCAGAAGGAAG GGCCAGAGGGCGCCAACCTGTTCATCTACCACCTGCCCCAGGAGTTTGGGGACCAGGATCTTCTGCAGATGTTCATGCCTTTTGGAAATGTGGTCTCTGCCAAAGTCTTCATTGACAAACAGACCAATCTGAGCAAGTGCTTTG GGTTCGTCAGCTATGACAATCCTGTGTCTGCGCAAGCTGCCATCCAGGCCATGAACGGTTTCCAGATCGGAATGAAGAGGCTGAAGGTTCAGCTGAAGCGCTCCAAGAACGACAGCAAACCCTACTGA
- the LOC108888514 gene encoding CUGBP Elav-like family member 2 isoform X2 → MLEHSSELALVQSLYANSMRCPPSAAGISVRNEDLPMSNGNGSKMNGSLEHLDQPDPDSIKMFVGQIPRSWSETELKELFEPFGAVHQINILRDRTQNPPQSKGCCFVTFYTRKAALEAQNALHNIKTLSGMHHPIQMKPADSEKTSAVEDRKLFVGMVSKKYGENEVRMMFSSFGQIEECRILRGPDGQSRGCAFVTFATRAMAQNAIKTMHHSQTMEGCSSPLVVKFADTQRDKEQRRLQQQLVQQIQQLNSASTWGNLAGLGTLTPQYLALLQQATSTSNQGSFNGIQRLGGVNPLQLQNLATLAAAAAAAQSSGSPTSTSALSTNSGALGALASPAGSTAGSSAGAAMNTLASLGTLQGLTGTSVGLNNLNALTSSVSGMGAMNGGLGASMANGSAASSMDALTQAYSGMQQYTASALPSLYGQSLLQQSVAGSQKEVGPEGANLFIYHLPQEFGDQDLLQMFMPFGNVVSAKVFIDKQTNLSKCFGFVSYDNPVSAQAAIQAMNGFQIGMKRLKVQLKRSKNDSKPY, encoded by the exons ATGTTGGAACACTCTTCTGAGCTGGCCCTGGTGCAGAGTTTGTATGCCAACAGCATGCGCTGTCCCCCCTCTGCAGCCGGGATCTCTGTCAGGAATGAGGACCTGCCTATGAG caaCGGCAACGGCAGCAAGATGAACGGGTCGCTGGAGCATTTGGACCAGCCAGACCCAGACTCCATCAAGATGTTTGTGGGACAGATCCCGCGCTCCTGGTCAGAAACAGAACTAAAAGAGCTTTTTGAGCCATTTGGAGCTGTGCACCAGATCAACATCCTCCGTGATCGCACCCAGAATCCCCCTCAAAGCAAAG gatgCTGTTTTGTAACTTTTTATACAAGAAAAGCTGCACTGGAGGCCCAGAATGCACTGCACAACATAAAGACCTTAAGTGGG atgcATCATCCTATCCAGATGAAACCCGCTGACAGTGAGAAAACAAGTG CGGTAGAAGACAGAAAACTCTTCGTCGGAATGGTTTCAAAGAAATACGGCGAAAACGAGGTCAGAATGATGTTCTCGTCTTTCGGGCAGATCGAAGAGTGCAGAATTCTCCGGGGACCAGATGGTCAGAGCAGAG GCTGTGCGTTTGTCACATTTGCTACCAGGGCAATGGCACAGAATGCAATCAAAACCATGCATCACTCTCAGACTATGGAG GGCTGCTCCTCACCTTTGGTGGTGAAgtttgcagacacacagagagataagGAGCAGCGGCgcctgcagcagcagttagtACAGCAGATTCAGCAGCTCAACAGCGCCTCCACCTGGGGAAACCTGGCTGGCCTGGGGACCCTTACACCGCAGTACCTGGCT TTGCTCCAGCAGGCCACATCTACCAGTAACCAAGGCAGTTTCAATGGTATTCAGAGGCTAGGAG GTGTGAATCCCCTTCAGCTGCAGAACTTGGCCACGCTagctgctgctgcggctgcaGCTCAGAGCTCTGGCAGCCCGACTTCTACCAGCGCCCTGTCTACAAACAGCGGAGCCCTGGGAGCTCTGGCCAGTCCAG CTGGTTCAACAGCAGGGTCCAGTGCCGGTGCCGCCATGAACACCTTGGCATCTCTGGGCACCCTGCAGGGTCTCACTGGGACCTCTGTGGGCCTCAACAACCTCAACGCTCTCACCAGCAGCGTCAGTG GTATGGGGGCCATGAATGGAGGCCTGGGAGCCTCCATGGCCAATGGGTCAGCAGCCAGCTCCATGGATGCTCTGACCCAGGCCTACTCAGGGATGCAGCAGTACACAGCCTCCGCCCTGCCCTCCCTCTACGGCCAgtctctcctgcagcagagcGTTGCTGGCAGCCAGAAGGAAG TAGGGCCAGAGGGCGCCAACCTGTTCATCTACCACCTGCCCCAGGAGTTTGGGGACCAGGATCTTCTGCAGATGTTCATGCCTTTTGGAAATGTGGTCTCTGCCAAAGTCTTCATTGACAAACAGACCAATCTGAGCAAGTGCTTTG GGTTCGTCAGCTATGACAATCCTGTGTCTGCGCAAGCTGCCATCCAGGCCATGAACGGTTTCCAGATCGGAATGAAGAGGCTGAAGGTTCAGCTGAAGCGCTCCAAGAACGACAGCAAACCCTACTGA
- the LOC108888514 gene encoding CUGBP Elav-like family member 2 isoform X6 codes for MSMTSAFNLDFHPLTESRLMTSSDTINGNGSKMNGSLEHLDQPDPDSIKMFVGQIPRSWSETELKELFEPFGAVHQINILRDRTQNPPQSKGCCFVTFYTRKAALEAQNALHNIKTLSGMHHPIQMKPADSEKTSAVEDRKLFVGMVSKKYGENEVRMMFSSFGQIEECRILRGPDGQSRGCAFVTFATRAMAQNAIKTMHHSQTMEGCSSPLVVKFADTQRDKEQRRLQQQLVQQIQQLNSASTWGNLAGLGTLTPQYLALLQQATSTSNQGSFNGIQRLGGVNPLQLQNLATLAAAAAAAQSSGSPTSTSALSTNSGALGALASPAGSTAGSSAGAAMNTLASLGTLQGLTGTSVGLNNLNALTSSVSGMGAMNGGLGASMANGSAASSMDALTQAYSGMQQYTASALPSLYGQSLLQQSVAGSQKEVGPEGANLFIYHLPQEFGDQDLLQMFMPFGNVVSAKVFIDKQTNLSKCFGFVSYDNPVSAQAAIQAMNGFQIGMKRLKVQLKRSKNDSKPY; via the exons ATGAGCATGACTTCGGCGTTCAACCTAGATTTCCACCCTCTGACGGAAAGTCGGTTAATGACTTCGAGCGACACAAT caaCGGCAACGGCAGCAAGATGAACGGGTCGCTGGAGCATTTGGACCAGCCAGACCCAGACTCCATCAAGATGTTTGTGGGACAGATCCCGCGCTCCTGGTCAGAAACAGAACTAAAAGAGCTTTTTGAGCCATTTGGAGCTGTGCACCAGATCAACATCCTCCGTGATCGCACCCAGAATCCCCCTCAAAGCAAAG gatgCTGTTTTGTAACTTTTTATACAAGAAAAGCTGCACTGGAGGCCCAGAATGCACTGCACAACATAAAGACCTTAAGTGGG atgcATCATCCTATCCAGATGAAACCCGCTGACAGTGAGAAAACAAGTG CGGTAGAAGACAGAAAACTCTTCGTCGGAATGGTTTCAAAGAAATACGGCGAAAACGAGGTCAGAATGATGTTCTCGTCTTTCGGGCAGATCGAAGAGTGCAGAATTCTCCGGGGACCAGATGGTCAGAGCAGAG GCTGTGCGTTTGTCACATTTGCTACCAGGGCAATGGCACAGAATGCAATCAAAACCATGCATCACTCTCAGACTATGGAG GGCTGCTCCTCACCTTTGGTGGTGAAgtttgcagacacacagagagataagGAGCAGCGGCgcctgcagcagcagttagtACAGCAGATTCAGCAGCTCAACAGCGCCTCCACCTGGGGAAACCTGGCTGGCCTGGGGACCCTTACACCGCAGTACCTGGCT TTGCTCCAGCAGGCCACATCTACCAGTAACCAAGGCAGTTTCAATGGTATTCAGAGGCTAGGAG GTGTGAATCCCCTTCAGCTGCAGAACTTGGCCACGCTagctgctgctgcggctgcaGCTCAGAGCTCTGGCAGCCCGACTTCTACCAGCGCCCTGTCTACAAACAGCGGAGCCCTGGGAGCTCTGGCCAGTCCAG CTGGTTCAACAGCAGGGTCCAGTGCCGGTGCCGCCATGAACACCTTGGCATCTCTGGGCACCCTGCAGGGTCTCACTGGGACCTCTGTGGGCCTCAACAACCTCAACGCTCTCACCAGCAGCGTCAGTG GTATGGGGGCCATGAATGGAGGCCTGGGAGCCTCCATGGCCAATGGGTCAGCAGCCAGCTCCATGGATGCTCTGACCCAGGCCTACTCAGGGATGCAGCAGTACACAGCCTCCGCCCTGCCCTCCCTCTACGGCCAgtctctcctgcagcagagcGTTGCTGGCAGCCAGAAGGAAG TAGGGCCAGAGGGCGCCAACCTGTTCATCTACCACCTGCCCCAGGAGTTTGGGGACCAGGATCTTCTGCAGATGTTCATGCCTTTTGGAAATGTGGTCTCTGCCAAAGTCTTCATTGACAAACAGACCAATCTGAGCAAGTGCTTTG GGTTCGTCAGCTATGACAATCCTGTGTCTGCGCAAGCTGCCATCCAGGCCATGAACGGTTTCCAGATCGGAATGAAGAGGCTGAAGGTTCAGCTGAAGCGCTCCAAGAACGACAGCAAACCCTACTGA
- the LOC108888514 gene encoding CUGBP Elav-like family member 2 isoform X4 encodes MLEHSSELALVQSLYANSMRCPPSAAGISVRNEDLPMSNGNGSKMNGSLEHLDQPDPDSIKMFVGQIPRSWSETELKELFEPFGAVHQINILRDRTQNPPQSKGCCFVTFYTRKAALEAQNALHNIKTLSGMHHPIQMKPADSEKTSAVEDRKLFVGMVSKKYGENEVRMMFSSFGQIEECRILRGPDGQSRGCAFVTFATRAMAQNAIKTMHHSQTMEGCSSPLVVKFADTQRDKEQRRLQQQLVQQIQQLNSASTWGNLAGLGTLTPQYLALLQQATSTSNQGSFNGIQRLGGVNPLQLQNLATLAAAAAAAQSSGSPTSTSALSTNSGALGALASPAGSTAGSSAGAAMNTLASLGTLQGLTGTSVGLNNLNALTSSVSGMGAMNGGLGASMANGSAASSMDALTQAYSGMQQYTASALPSLYGQSLLQQSVAGSQKEGPEGANLFIYHLPQEFGDQDLLQMFMPFGNVVSAKVFIDKQTNLSKCFGFVSYDNPVSAQAAIQAMNGFQIGMKRLKVQLKRSKNDSKPY; translated from the exons ATGTTGGAACACTCTTCTGAGCTGGCCCTGGTGCAGAGTTTGTATGCCAACAGCATGCGCTGTCCCCCCTCTGCAGCCGGGATCTCTGTCAGGAATGAGGACCTGCCTATGAG caaCGGCAACGGCAGCAAGATGAACGGGTCGCTGGAGCATTTGGACCAGCCAGACCCAGACTCCATCAAGATGTTTGTGGGACAGATCCCGCGCTCCTGGTCAGAAACAGAACTAAAAGAGCTTTTTGAGCCATTTGGAGCTGTGCACCAGATCAACATCCTCCGTGATCGCACCCAGAATCCCCCTCAAAGCAAAG gatgCTGTTTTGTAACTTTTTATACAAGAAAAGCTGCACTGGAGGCCCAGAATGCACTGCACAACATAAAGACCTTAAGTGGG atgcATCATCCTATCCAGATGAAACCCGCTGACAGTGAGAAAACAAGTG CGGTAGAAGACAGAAAACTCTTCGTCGGAATGGTTTCAAAGAAATACGGCGAAAACGAGGTCAGAATGATGTTCTCGTCTTTCGGGCAGATCGAAGAGTGCAGAATTCTCCGGGGACCAGATGGTCAGAGCAGAG GCTGTGCGTTTGTCACATTTGCTACCAGGGCAATGGCACAGAATGCAATCAAAACCATGCATCACTCTCAGACTATGGAG GGCTGCTCCTCACCTTTGGTGGTGAAgtttgcagacacacagagagataagGAGCAGCGGCgcctgcagcagcagttagtACAGCAGATTCAGCAGCTCAACAGCGCCTCCACCTGGGGAAACCTGGCTGGCCTGGGGACCCTTACACCGCAGTACCTGGCT TTGCTCCAGCAGGCCACATCTACCAGTAACCAAGGCAGTTTCAATGGTATTCAGAGGCTAGGAG GTGTGAATCCCCTTCAGCTGCAGAACTTGGCCACGCTagctgctgctgcggctgcaGCTCAGAGCTCTGGCAGCCCGACTTCTACCAGCGCCCTGTCTACAAACAGCGGAGCCCTGGGAGCTCTGGCCAGTCCAG CTGGTTCAACAGCAGGGTCCAGTGCCGGTGCCGCCATGAACACCTTGGCATCTCTGGGCACCCTGCAGGGTCTCACTGGGACCTCTGTGGGCCTCAACAACCTCAACGCTCTCACCAGCAGCGTCAGTG GTATGGGGGCCATGAATGGAGGCCTGGGAGCCTCCATGGCCAATGGGTCAGCAGCCAGCTCCATGGATGCTCTGACCCAGGCCTACTCAGGGATGCAGCAGTACACAGCCTCCGCCCTGCCCTCCCTCTACGGCCAgtctctcctgcagcagagcGTTGCTGGCAGCCAGAAGGAAG GGCCAGAGGGCGCCAACCTGTTCATCTACCACCTGCCCCAGGAGTTTGGGGACCAGGATCTTCTGCAGATGTTCATGCCTTTTGGAAATGTGGTCTCTGCCAAAGTCTTCATTGACAAACAGACCAATCTGAGCAAGTGCTTTG GGTTCGTCAGCTATGACAATCCTGTGTCTGCGCAAGCTGCCATCCAGGCCATGAACGGTTTCCAGATCGGAATGAAGAGGCTGAAGGTTCAGCTGAAGCGCTCCAAGAACGACAGCAAACCCTACTGA
- the LOC108888514 gene encoding CUGBP Elav-like family member 2 isoform X5, whose product MSMTSAFNLDFHPLTESRLMTSSDTINGNGSKMNGSLEHLDQPDPDSIKMFVGQIPRSWSETELKELFEPFGAVHQINILRDRTQNPPQSKGCCFVTFYTRKAALEAQNALHNIKTLSGMHHPIQMKPADSEKTSAVEDRKLFVGMVSKKYGENEVRMMFSSFGQIEECRILRGPDGQSRGCAFVTFATRAMAQNAIKTMHHSQTMEGCSSPLVVKFADTQRDKEQRRLQQQLVQQIQQLNSASTWGNLAGLGTLTPQYLALLQQATSTSNQGSFNGIQRLGAGVNPLQLQNLATLAAAAAAAQSSGSPTSTSALSTNSGALGALASPAGSTAGSSAGAAMNTLASLGTLQGLTGTSVGLNNLNALTSSVSGMGAMNGGLGASMANGSAASSMDALTQAYSGMQQYTASALPSLYGQSLLQQSVAGSQKEVGPEGANLFIYHLPQEFGDQDLLQMFMPFGNVVSAKVFIDKQTNLSKCFGFVSYDNPVSAQAAIQAMNGFQIGMKRLKVQLKRSKNDSKPY is encoded by the exons ATGAGCATGACTTCGGCGTTCAACCTAGATTTCCACCCTCTGACGGAAAGTCGGTTAATGACTTCGAGCGACACAAT caaCGGCAACGGCAGCAAGATGAACGGGTCGCTGGAGCATTTGGACCAGCCAGACCCAGACTCCATCAAGATGTTTGTGGGACAGATCCCGCGCTCCTGGTCAGAAACAGAACTAAAAGAGCTTTTTGAGCCATTTGGAGCTGTGCACCAGATCAACATCCTCCGTGATCGCACCCAGAATCCCCCTCAAAGCAAAG gatgCTGTTTTGTAACTTTTTATACAAGAAAAGCTGCACTGGAGGCCCAGAATGCACTGCACAACATAAAGACCTTAAGTGGG atgcATCATCCTATCCAGATGAAACCCGCTGACAGTGAGAAAACAAGTG CGGTAGAAGACAGAAAACTCTTCGTCGGAATGGTTTCAAAGAAATACGGCGAAAACGAGGTCAGAATGATGTTCTCGTCTTTCGGGCAGATCGAAGAGTGCAGAATTCTCCGGGGACCAGATGGTCAGAGCAGAG GCTGTGCGTTTGTCACATTTGCTACCAGGGCAATGGCACAGAATGCAATCAAAACCATGCATCACTCTCAGACTATGGAG GGCTGCTCCTCACCTTTGGTGGTGAAgtttgcagacacacagagagataagGAGCAGCGGCgcctgcagcagcagttagtACAGCAGATTCAGCAGCTCAACAGCGCCTCCACCTGGGGAAACCTGGCTGGCCTGGGGACCCTTACACCGCAGTACCTGGCT TTGCTCCAGCAGGCCACATCTACCAGTAACCAAGGCAGTTTCAATGGTATTCAGAGGCTAGGAG CAGGTGTGAATCCCCTTCAGCTGCAGAACTTGGCCACGCTagctgctgctgcggctgcaGCTCAGAGCTCTGGCAGCCCGACTTCTACCAGCGCCCTGTCTACAAACAGCGGAGCCCTGGGAGCTCTGGCCAGTCCAG CTGGTTCAACAGCAGGGTCCAGTGCCGGTGCCGCCATGAACACCTTGGCATCTCTGGGCACCCTGCAGGGTCTCACTGGGACCTCTGTGGGCCTCAACAACCTCAACGCTCTCACCAGCAGCGTCAGTG GTATGGGGGCCATGAATGGAGGCCTGGGAGCCTCCATGGCCAATGGGTCAGCAGCCAGCTCCATGGATGCTCTGACCCAGGCCTACTCAGGGATGCAGCAGTACACAGCCTCCGCCCTGCCCTCCCTCTACGGCCAgtctctcctgcagcagagcGTTGCTGGCAGCCAGAAGGAAG TAGGGCCAGAGGGCGCCAACCTGTTCATCTACCACCTGCCCCAGGAGTTTGGGGACCAGGATCTTCTGCAGATGTTCATGCCTTTTGGAAATGTGGTCTCTGCCAAAGTCTTCATTGACAAACAGACCAATCTGAGCAAGTGCTTTG GGTTCGTCAGCTATGACAATCCTGTGTCTGCGCAAGCTGCCATCCAGGCCATGAACGGTTTCCAGATCGGAATGAAGAGGCTGAAGGTTCAGCTGAAGCGCTCCAAGAACGACAGCAAACCCTACTGA